A region of Ornithodoros turicata isolate Travis chromosome 5, ASM3712646v1, whole genome shotgun sequence DNA encodes the following proteins:
- the LOC135394266 gene encoding peroxisomal membrane protein PEX16-like — translation MADSIARYLEFVKANPTLASELEAVLRWVSYFTAGRFGKSAVLSELLYSSSSLLTLLNDTILRRAANVPAHLNEVVDRLQTCLAVVEYVEVFGEIAALHLSGPGTRWVIIVILQIIKTIIRLALLLYHQQGIQRSPPIQPLNRHQVLQPNSTGGSDASSTQDSTSMATYSLRHSGRVVRTLAAAPPVSRRSWRLPTPLGGDSCSSSLQDKLPSTKLTGAMLAAEVVHVLRPLTHLSAVGVLGEQSWAPWLVAAAMDVGSLQVLSNGRASLHYRERVELNRRLLLLVFYLLRSPFYDRFTKVRLLKFLGTLSTNIPLVGYLLRPLMEYLPEWQKTYFHTWVF, via the exons ATGGCGGATAGTATTGCGCGATATCTGGAGTTCGTAAAAGCAAATCCCACATTAGCAAGTGAACTAGAGGCTGTCTTGCGATGGGTATCTTATTTTACGGCTG GTCGCTTTGGTAAGTCAGCTGTGCTGTCGGAGCTCCTGTACTCCTCCTCGAGCCTGTTAACGTTGCTGAATGACACAATCCTCCGTCGAGCAGCGAATGTCCCGGCCCATCTT AATGAAGTGGTGGACAGGCTACAGACCTGTTTAGCTGTTGTGGAATACGTGGAAGTATTCGGTGAAATTGCTGCCTTGCACTTGAGTGGGCCAGGAACAAGATGGGTCATCATTGTCATCCTACAGATCATCAA GACAATCATTCGGCTAGCCCTGCTGCTGTATCACCAGCAGGGAATCCAGCGGTCACCACCGATTCAACCATTGAACCGACATCAGGTCCTGCAGCCCAACTCCACAGGTGGATCAGATGCATCGTCAACACAGGATAGCACTTCAATGGCTACATATTCTCTCAGACACAGTGGACGTGTAGTCAGGACATTAGCTGCTG CCCCACCCGTATCCAGGAGAAGCTGGAGGCTTCCCACCCCATTGGGAGGTGACAGTTGCTCATCGTCTCTGCAAGATAAATTACCATCTACAAAACTGACTGGAGCAATGCTTGCAGCTGAAGTGGTGCATGTTTTGCGGCCGCTCACACATC TATCTGCTGTTGGGGTTCTTGGTGAACAGTCTTGGGCACCATGGTTGGTAGCTGCTGCCATGGACGTCGGCAG CCTTCAAGTTCTGAGCAACGGCAGAGCTTCACTGCACTATCGTGAAAGAGTTGAATTGAATCGACGTCTGCTCCTTCTCGTGTTCTACCTTCTTCGGTCACCATTCTATGATCGTTTCACCAA GGTTCGACTACTCAAGTTTCTTGGCACCTTGTCCACAAACATTCCACTTGTCGGATACCTGTTGC GTCCATTGATGGAATACCTCCCTGAATGGCAGAAAACTTACTTTCATACTTGGGTATTTTAA